Genomic segment of Peptococcaceae bacterium:
CTCCTCACCTTGAAAATCGACAACTACGACCCTGCCGACTGCCCGCTGTGCAGGCAAGGTATTCCTCTCTACAAGCCCGGCAGCAGGGACAGCCTGGTTACCCCCGGCCTGTAGGCGACTTGTGCCGTTTGACAGTTTTAAACGCCGGGCAGCGAAAGGAGCCGGGACAGGCAATATAAAAAAGAGGTATGGAAGGTGTGTTTTGAATGGTGGTGGCAGCAAGGGGGACAGTTATTGAAAACAGTCAGATTTTGACTGGGTTATACCGCCTTCGGATAGCCCTGCCGGCGCTGGCTGCCGAGGCCGTGCCCGGGCAGTTTGTCATGGTAAAGACGGCGGACTCCCTTGAACCGTTTTTGAAACGCCCGCTCAGCATCAACAGGATTGACCGGGAAAACGATTCCATCGCCCTGGTTTACCAGGTGGTGGGCCGGGGCACGGAGCTGCTGAGCCGTGTGCCCGCCGGCCGGGAAATAGAAGTGGTGGGGCCGCTGGGTAATGGTTTTTCCTGGCCGGAAACCGCCCGTAATGTGGCCCTGATCGGGGGCGGGGCCGGGGTCGCCCCGCTGGTTGCCCTGGCCGTCGAACTGGTGAAACGGGGGAAAACAGTTCAC
This window contains:
- a CDS encoding dihydroorotate dehydrogenase electron transfer subunit, producing MVVAARGTVIENSQILTGLYRLRIALPALAAEAVPGQFVMVKTADSLEPFLKRPLSINRIDRENDSIALVYQVVGRGTELLSRVPAGREIEVVGPLGNGFSWPETARNVALIGGGAGVAPLVALAVELVKRGKTVHALLGARSKNQLYGEQDFIELGCRVRVATEDGSCGYRGMVTDLLDALNSQMRLDMVYCCGPPAMSKAVAAKTIEAGVPCQVSLEERMGCGIGACLGCVCKVRGEGGQPAYKRVCRDGPVFTGNEVIFDG